One Arthrobacter sp. StoSoilB19 DNA window includes the following coding sequences:
- the solA gene encoding N-methyl-L-tryptophan oxidase, translating into MSTQHYDVIVIGLGPWGSSAAWHLAARGKSVLGLDKFAPPHMHGSHGGATRLARQSSSAGAQYTTFTKRTFELWDELAAKTGTRLLERSGTVFVGEPGSMWFDKTVASLNASDFEYDALNASTARKRFPWATIKDDEVAVWEPNGTVALVHPAIKALQSEARRLGATLRTGEAVQGWDESASGIVVSTDQGNYSADKVVVTVGARANHLMQLDLPYKVDRQVLANFRQDGPPKPAIYFAKPPGSDEAPAYGCSEPNGEWKFSVPGKGNWIDPEDLSQDLRPGDLERIQEVLSARLPDIDTNPVSTTVCMWSEVEDGHWVIGGHPESSNVVIGTGDMGRGFRYAAVVGEMLADHVDGVSRPETNLFLPSRFATAKA; encoded by the coding sequence GTGTCAACACAACACTACGACGTCATCGTCATTGGATTGGGCCCCTGGGGCTCATCGGCGGCGTGGCACTTGGCAGCCCGCGGCAAGTCCGTGCTCGGCCTGGATAAGTTCGCACCGCCACACATGCACGGCTCGCACGGAGGCGCCACACGGCTGGCCCGGCAATCCAGCAGTGCAGGAGCCCAGTACACCACCTTCACAAAGCGGACCTTTGAGTTGTGGGACGAGTTGGCCGCGAAAACCGGGACCCGGCTGTTGGAACGTTCGGGAACTGTGTTCGTCGGCGAACCCGGATCAATGTGGTTCGACAAAACGGTGGCATCCCTGAACGCGTCCGATTTTGAGTACGATGCCCTCAACGCGTCGACGGCACGGAAGCGGTTCCCTTGGGCCACGATTAAAGACGACGAAGTCGCCGTATGGGAGCCAAACGGCACCGTTGCCCTCGTCCACCCCGCCATCAAGGCCCTGCAGTCGGAGGCTCGCCGGCTCGGCGCAACCCTGCGCACGGGAGAAGCGGTTCAAGGCTGGGATGAGAGCGCTTCGGGCATCGTCGTGAGCACCGATCAGGGTAACTATTCAGCCGACAAGGTCGTCGTCACCGTGGGTGCCCGCGCCAACCATTTGATGCAACTGGATCTGCCCTACAAGGTGGACCGTCAGGTGCTGGCCAATTTCCGCCAGGACGGGCCACCGAAGCCGGCCATCTACTTCGCCAAGCCCCCAGGATCGGACGAGGCACCGGCTTACGGTTGCTCCGAGCCTAACGGTGAATGGAAGTTCTCTGTCCCCGGGAAGGGAAACTGGATCGATCCCGAGGACCTCAGTCAGGACCTCAGGCCCGGAGACCTCGAACGGATCCAGGAAGTCCTCAGCGCCAGGCTTCCGGACATCGACACCAACCCGGTATCGACCACCGTATGCATGTGGTCTGAGGTGGAGGACGGCCATTGGGTTATCGGTGGACACCCGGAGTCGTCCAATGTCGTCATCGGCACCGGAGACATGGGCCGAGGGTTCCGCTATGCAGCGGTTGTTGGTGAAATGCTGGCCGATCATGTCGACGGCGTTTCCCGCCCCGAAACAAACCTGTTCCTGCCTTCACGCTTCGCCACAGCAAAGGCGTAA
- a CDS encoding TetR/AcrR family transcriptional regulator — MSASNKPLSLRERNRMRTRGDILDTAAELLSSEGYASTALEVLSQQAGISRGTIYAHFPGGRDEIVREVYLRIADAVYVRGISLRDPLTDPGARITALATALVEATKEPKGRFYGVMGPDLVSALSDVMGSTSRSFEELIARDLKDAKDSGTLPEDAPTEALAAMITGAIRAAGAAAAREPANAGPAVAAIRLLMDGLLVRATV; from the coding sequence ATGAGTGCCTCCAACAAGCCCCTCTCCCTTCGGGAACGCAACCGCATGAGAACCCGCGGCGACATTCTCGACACCGCAGCTGAGCTGCTGAGTTCGGAGGGGTACGCCTCTACCGCGCTCGAGGTCCTCAGCCAGCAGGCGGGTATTTCGAGGGGCACCATTTATGCCCACTTCCCCGGCGGAAGGGACGAAATTGTCCGCGAAGTTTATCTGCGGATCGCCGACGCCGTGTACGTACGAGGGATCAGCTTGCGGGATCCCCTGACGGACCCCGGCGCAAGAATCACGGCGCTGGCCACGGCGTTGGTGGAGGCGACAAAGGAGCCCAAGGGCCGGTTCTACGGGGTGATGGGACCGGACCTGGTGTCAGCACTATCGGACGTCATGGGCTCGACTTCCCGCTCTTTCGAAGAGCTCATTGCGCGGGATCTGAAGGATGCCAAGGACAGCGGCACCTTGCCGGAGGACGCACCGACTGAGGCCTTGGCTGCAATGATAACCGGGGCGATCCGCGCTGCCGGGGCTGCTGCAGCACGTGAGCCGGCGAACGCCGGGCCAGCGGTCGCGGCTATCCGGTTGCTCATGGACGGACTTCTAGTACGAGCCACTGTCTGA
- a CDS encoding tyrosine-protein phosphatase translates to MKQVTPGLAGPNSLEGVRNFRSLGGLPAHGGSRVAEGMVYRSGHFGYSTALDRQRLEAARLHFMDLRSPWESDAEDRCVPALTAVQTPLQAQDSRDACLWSAVREGRVSELGRTLTAAEAEEVMHRLYARDIAGNPSVFANFLQSLARVELPVVVHCSAGKDRTGWAIAILLTILGVPETAILEDYVQSSLPENQYLIRDSAGSVAPIDRHLRTVITPLLEARQGYLEAAWHSVEHAWGSRHSYLEDGLGITPALTNKLKARLLV, encoded by the coding sequence ATGAAACAGGTCACACCAGGCTTGGCTGGCCCTAACTCCCTTGAGGGCGTCCGGAACTTCCGAAGCCTCGGGGGACTGCCAGCGCACGGAGGATCCCGTGTGGCTGAAGGCATGGTGTACAGGAGTGGACACTTCGGATACTCGACAGCCCTGGACCGTCAGAGGCTGGAGGCGGCACGCCTGCACTTCATGGATCTGCGAAGTCCTTGGGAATCCGACGCCGAAGACCGTTGCGTGCCTGCGCTAACGGCTGTACAAACGCCACTTCAGGCTCAAGACAGCAGGGACGCGTGCCTGTGGTCTGCGGTTCGCGAAGGTCGCGTGAGCGAGCTTGGCAGGACGCTGACTGCTGCGGAGGCTGAAGAGGTAATGCACCGGCTCTATGCCCGTGACATAGCCGGCAACCCATCGGTATTTGCCAATTTCCTTCAGTCATTGGCTCGAGTTGAGCTGCCTGTCGTCGTCCACTGCTCGGCAGGGAAGGACAGAACCGGATGGGCAATAGCCATCCTTTTGACCATCCTGGGAGTACCTGAAACCGCAATCCTCGAAGACTACGTTCAGAGTTCATTGCCGGAGAACCAATACCTCATCAGAGATTCCGCAGGCAGCGTCGCGCCCATCGACAGGCACCTGCGAACAGTCATCACACCCTTGCTGGAAGCGCGGCAAGGGTACCTCGAAGCCGCATGGCACAGCGTGGAGCACGCCTGGGGATCACGTCACTCCTACTTGGAAGACGGACTCGGCATCACTCCGGCGCTCACAAACAAACTCAAGGCACGGCTCCTCGTCTGA
- a CDS encoding APC family permease encodes MIDNVSELPATTPSSTPVPPQAGHLRSNKLGVFAIAFFVIAAAAPMAAVVGTGPVVFAAVGPAAPLIYAIAALLIALFAVGYLRMSRYVTNAGGFVAYIAKGLGTPWATAGAGLALLMYLSLQVGLWSQFGVFAGQLLESITGLSVPPLVWIVALLLISTALTMRGVDTSIRLLAVLIIGETLVVAALVIVLVASKGPGVFTFSGFTPENLFSPGLGIALLFAFLCFTSFEATVVFSEEAINPRKTIPRALYAVIAFVGIFYTLSIWVIGGAIGVDNIQQAATDDPAGFIFNLASESGGSVLSMAMQVLVVTSYLAMLLGLMNMFARYLFALSRAGVLPARLATVSKDGSPATAALANGVAVGIVVVAFLVFGADPLTVVFAWFSALATAAFITILIVASVSIVVFFFRTKDNTSIWATKIAPTLSTLILSYIGYVTVENYDSLIGPDNAAAKWLLVLIPAAMLGGLVFGRSRRDIDYAKEVI; translated from the coding sequence ATGATTGATAATGTCAGCGAGTTGCCGGCAACGACGCCGTCCAGCACACCTGTCCCACCGCAAGCAGGCCATCTCCGCTCAAATAAACTCGGCGTCTTCGCCATCGCCTTTTTCGTCATCGCAGCGGCGGCCCCCATGGCAGCCGTCGTGGGCACCGGTCCCGTGGTCTTTGCTGCGGTTGGACCGGCAGCCCCCTTGATCTACGCGATCGCTGCCCTGCTCATCGCACTCTTCGCCGTCGGATACCTGCGCATGAGCAGGTATGTCACCAACGCCGGCGGCTTCGTCGCCTACATCGCCAAAGGCCTAGGTACACCCTGGGCCACGGCAGGAGCTGGTCTGGCGCTGCTGATGTACCTCAGCTTGCAGGTCGGGCTCTGGTCGCAGTTCGGCGTCTTCGCCGGGCAGTTGCTGGAGAGCATCACGGGACTCTCCGTGCCCCCGCTCGTCTGGATTGTCGCGTTGCTTCTGATCTCCACGGCACTCACTATGCGGGGCGTCGACACGAGCATCCGACTCTTGGCCGTCCTCATCATTGGTGAAACGCTCGTAGTGGCTGCCCTCGTTATCGTGCTCGTTGCCAGCAAGGGGCCAGGAGTCTTCACATTCTCTGGCTTCACGCCAGAAAACCTCTTCAGCCCGGGCCTGGGCATTGCATTGCTGTTCGCCTTCCTGTGCTTCACCAGCTTCGAAGCAACCGTGGTTTTCTCTGAAGAAGCAATCAACCCCCGCAAGACGATCCCGCGGGCCCTCTACGCCGTGATTGCCTTTGTCGGAATTTTTTACACGCTCTCCATCTGGGTTATCGGAGGGGCCATCGGGGTGGACAACATCCAACAGGCGGCAACGGATGACCCTGCGGGATTCATCTTCAACCTCGCCTCCGAAAGTGGAGGGAGCGTCTTGAGCATGGCCATGCAGGTTCTCGTCGTGACCAGTTACCTCGCCATGCTGCTGGGCCTGATGAACATGTTCGCCCGCTACCTTTTCGCCCTCAGCCGTGCCGGAGTCCTGCCGGCCAGGCTGGCCACCGTTTCCAAGGATGGGAGTCCCGCCACCGCAGCCCTGGCCAACGGCGTCGCCGTCGGCATCGTCGTGGTTGCCTTCCTGGTCTTCGGCGCAGATCCGCTGACCGTCGTGTTCGCCTGGTTCAGCGCCTTGGCAACGGCAGCCTTCATCACCATCCTCATCGTGGCGTCCGTATCCATCGTCGTGTTCTTCTTCCGGACCAAAGACAACACCAGTATCTGGGCGACCAAGATCGCACCCACTCTCTCCACCCTGATCCTCTCCTACATCGGCTACGTGACGGTCGAGAACTACGACTCCCTCATTGGGCCTGACAACGCTGCCGCGAAATGGCTGCTCGTCCTCATTCCCGCCGCGATGCTTGGCGGCCTGGTTTTCGGCAGGAGCAGACGCGACATCGACTACGCCAAAGAAGTAATCTGA
- a CDS encoding SDR family oxidoreductase, with amino-acid sequence MGAATAAALRGQGWEVVICGRRREAIAKVAETTGAHAIVADVASVSDMERLVEDTVDQFGTINGLVLNAGIVRAGSAGELSDEDWNAMVSTNLTGPFLLVRAALPHLIKANGSIVGVASAAALRATAGIAGYDATKAGLAMLMQSVAVDYGPRGVRANAVCPGWTRTEMADMEMGEFAEHSGIDREEAYSLATAFVPSRRPVASSEVADVIAWLLSDQASYVNAATIPVDGGLIAVEPGAIAFDPRVSICTTGTDGPTPAMQAIP; translated from the coding sequence ATCGGAGCCGCCACCGCCGCAGCACTCCGGGGCCAAGGGTGGGAAGTTGTCATCTGTGGACGCCGGCGGGAAGCTATCGCCAAGGTCGCTGAAACAACCGGCGCCCACGCTATTGTCGCAGACGTCGCTTCGGTTTCCGATATGGAACGGCTGGTCGAGGACACCGTGGATCAATTCGGCACCATCAACGGCCTGGTACTGAATGCCGGAATTGTCCGTGCCGGCAGTGCCGGCGAGCTGTCCGATGAAGACTGGAACGCCATGGTCAGCACCAACCTCACCGGGCCCTTCCTACTAGTCCGTGCCGCCTTGCCGCACCTGATCAAAGCCAACGGCTCGATCGTAGGGGTGGCCTCGGCGGCCGCACTTCGGGCTACCGCTGGAATCGCCGGTTACGATGCCACGAAGGCCGGCCTTGCCATGTTGATGCAGTCCGTGGCCGTCGACTACGGACCGCGCGGGGTGCGCGCCAACGCAGTATGCCCTGGCTGGACCCGGACAGAGATGGCCGACATGGAGATGGGCGAATTCGCTGAACACAGCGGCATCGATCGCGAGGAAGCCTATAGCCTCGCCACAGCGTTCGTCCCAAGCCGGCGCCCGGTCGCATCCTCCGAGGTCGCCGATGTCATTGCCTGGCTGCTTTCCGATCAGGCCTCGTACGTCAACGCCGCCACGATCCCGGTGGATGGGGGGCTGATCGCAGTCGAGCCCGGCGCCATCGCCTTCGACCCCCGGGTCAGTATCTGCACCACTGGCACCGACGGACCCACCCCGGCGATGCAAGCGATTCCCTGA
- a CDS encoding serine hydrolase domain-containing protein, whose translation MGLAVVLLLTGCTYSTDEPAPSSSSPSPLASLENQVQLFLDEGAVAVVVQIRWPEGEWSRAYGVRDLETKTPAQPTDRAQVASVTKTMTAVAVLKLVDDNLIGLDDPVNDVIPGFTSSLKPPAPITVRQLLSHTSGMPEVNDALPKDVDFRSGLAQTLSMERGLQLAGTLPWTATDVGSFKYSNTNYFALGLLVQTLRHKPYVQIMQEQVFDPLGLKNTSLDHVDPHENGLLHGYVTLHGERVDITDNTITVGNPAAGAVSTMEDLNLLMAGIFQGRAFSASSLREMKTSPGFSPYGLGVWEHADGCSKDSRHEGRGTFLDYQTVAVSSGDGAYQAALTVTTPPMPTELEDPSTQDKRYDLNDRIETSLNEALDRICKPGH comes from the coding sequence GTGGGACTCGCAGTCGTGCTCCTTCTTACTGGCTGTACCTATTCCACCGATGAGCCTGCACCGTCGTCAAGCTCACCGAGTCCTCTCGCTTCGCTGGAAAATCAGGTCCAACTGTTCCTGGACGAAGGCGCGGTAGCCGTCGTCGTCCAGATTCGTTGGCCCGAGGGCGAGTGGTCCAGGGCGTATGGCGTGCGGGACCTTGAGACCAAGACCCCGGCGCAGCCTACGGACCGTGCCCAAGTTGCCAGTGTCACCAAGACGATGACGGCCGTGGCCGTGCTGAAGCTCGTGGACGACAACCTCATCGGCCTCGACGATCCCGTCAATGACGTCATCCCTGGATTCACTTCCTCGCTCAAGCCGCCGGCTCCGATCACCGTGAGGCAGCTGCTCAGCCATACGTCCGGAATGCCCGAAGTCAACGATGCCCTGCCGAAGGATGTTGACTTCCGCTCTGGGCTGGCCCAAACACTCTCGATGGAGCGGGGCCTGCAACTGGCAGGAACCCTCCCCTGGACCGCGACCGATGTCGGGTCATTTAAGTACTCAAACACCAACTATTTCGCACTCGGCCTCCTGGTCCAGACGCTGCGGCACAAGCCCTACGTCCAAATCATGCAGGAGCAGGTCTTTGACCCTCTCGGCTTGAAGAACACCAGCCTGGATCATGTCGACCCTCACGAGAACGGGCTCTTGCACGGCTACGTGACCCTGCACGGTGAGAGGGTAGACATCACAGACAACACAATCACGGTCGGCAACCCGGCAGCCGGCGCGGTCTCGACGATGGAGGACCTGAACCTCCTCATGGCCGGAATCTTCCAAGGACGGGCCTTCTCAGCGTCCTCCCTGCGGGAAATGAAAACCAGCCCCGGTTTTAGCCCGTACGGGCTCGGCGTGTGGGAGCATGCAGACGGATGCTCGAAGGACTCGCGGCACGAGGGCCGGGGCACGTTCTTGGACTACCAGACCGTCGCGGTCAGCAGTGGAGACGGGGCGTACCAGGCCGCCCTGACAGTTACAACACCACCGATGCCCACCGAGCTTGAGGACCCCTCAACCCAAGACAAGCGCTACGATCTGAACGACCGGATCGAAACCTCACTCAACGAAGCCCTGGACCGCATCTGCAAACCGGGTCACTGA
- a CDS encoding NAD(P)-dependent oxidoreductase → MKIAVTGGSGKLGRHVVRRLTSEGHWVLNLDQVGERSPSLVVVDLRDYGQVVDAFLGVDRRHSGFDAVVHLGAVPAPGLMSDAATFENNMLSTYNVFQAARRAGIKKVVHASSETVLGTPFDVDPPYIPVDEEYPTRPETTYALVKRLEEQMAIELTRWDPGLSIVGLRFSNVMDPEDYEAFPSFDADAMLRKWNLWGYIDGRDGAQAVLRALENGKPGFEAFIIANADTVMSRSSASLAAEVYPNVKVTKDLGEHETLLSIDKARRLLGFDPQYTWRTSPPSTGN, encoded by the coding sequence ATGAAGATTGCGGTGACTGGTGGAAGCGGGAAGCTGGGCCGGCACGTGGTGCGGCGCCTCACGAGTGAGGGGCACTGGGTGCTGAATCTGGACCAGGTTGGTGAGCGAAGCCCCAGTCTGGTCGTGGTAGACCTTCGGGACTATGGCCAAGTTGTAGACGCGTTCCTGGGCGTGGACCGCCGGCACTCAGGCTTTGATGCGGTCGTCCACCTGGGCGCGGTCCCCGCCCCGGGTCTCATGTCGGACGCGGCGACCTTTGAGAACAACATGCTCTCCACCTACAACGTATTCCAGGCGGCCCGCCGGGCCGGGATAAAGAAGGTGGTTCACGCCTCCAGTGAGACGGTGCTGGGAACGCCGTTCGACGTCGACCCGCCATATATCCCGGTGGATGAGGAGTACCCGACCCGGCCGGAAACCACGTACGCTCTCGTGAAACGCCTGGAGGAGCAGATGGCCATCGAGCTGACGCGCTGGGACCCGGGACTGAGCATCGTTGGGCTGCGGTTTTCGAACGTCATGGATCCGGAAGACTACGAAGCGTTTCCGTCCTTCGACGCCGATGCCATGCTGCGCAAGTGGAACCTTTGGGGTTACATCGATGGTCGGGACGGGGCGCAGGCCGTGCTCCGGGCATTGGAGAACGGCAAACCGGGGTTCGAGGCGTTCATCATCGCCAATGCGGACACCGTCATGAGCCGCTCCAGCGCCAGCTTGGCGGCCGAGGTGTACCCCAACGTCAAAGTGACCAAGGACTTGGGCGAACACGAGACCTTGCTCTCCATCGACAAGGCCCGGCGCCTGCTAGGGTTCGATCCCCAATACACCTGGCGCACCAGCCCACCTTCGACCGGAAATTGA
- a CDS encoding phosphodiester glycosidase family protein, producing the protein MITPNQRFRCAVITALAVSLPFAFLTPAGASTAAPTAPAHAPDQQAAAPAQTGHLDLGTQDLPERRNVTTLAPGLTRTTISRGAPNQDFFWTAEVAVPSTSPDPDAPASALSTQAQAQKVADKLNAAGVTARVEHVQSPQLADAGGDLGYRVRTGQFSSKADGTATVDQIKAAGYKASVIYTGWDGDAGSSEDDRGPWNLQVLTIDPKEFHGNLTSSSGPNLQDRETTSQLSTAAGALAAVNGGFFTMDPAAGAPGDPAGATVDDGKVLSEAVGDRPSLILDKNGTAIQRLHWHGTVTAPGAAELPLDGIDRVPGLIRNCGGTDDTPTNLPLHDFTCTDPDEIVAFTPEFGPTTPAGPGLEVVLDTQGTVTAVNHTRGTAVPAGGQTVQAIGSDVDKLAAAAAPGRKLKVDTDLLTESGKSLKTTPSTDVVNGGPTLVQNGQLDVTAKRDGMVRTNDSNSFFYGWVHKRNPRTFAGVDAQGRTLLVTADGRQTTSLGLSLNEEAHVATSLGMVNAINLDGGGSTTMVQGDQVTNSPSDATGERPVGDALLVLPGRTP; encoded by the coding sequence ATGATCACCCCCAATCAACGTTTCCGCTGTGCGGTTATCACCGCCTTGGCCGTGTCCCTTCCCTTCGCCTTCCTCACCCCCGCCGGCGCCTCCACCGCGGCACCAACTGCACCCGCACACGCACCCGACCAGCAGGCGGCCGCACCGGCACAGACCGGCCATCTGGACCTCGGCACGCAGGACCTGCCTGAGAGGCGGAACGTGACCACGCTGGCTCCGGGCCTGACCCGGACCACGATCTCGCGCGGCGCCCCTAACCAGGACTTCTTCTGGACTGCCGAAGTCGCGGTCCCGTCCACCTCGCCCGACCCCGACGCCCCGGCTTCCGCGCTGTCCACCCAGGCACAGGCGCAGAAGGTTGCCGACAAGCTCAACGCCGCCGGAGTCACGGCCCGTGTCGAGCACGTCCAGTCACCCCAACTCGCCGACGCCGGCGGCGACCTCGGCTACCGGGTCCGTACGGGCCAGTTCAGCTCGAAGGCCGACGGAACCGCCACCGTGGACCAGATCAAAGCCGCGGGCTACAAGGCCTCGGTGATCTACACCGGCTGGGACGGCGACGCCGGCTCCAGTGAGGACGACCGCGGCCCCTGGAACCTCCAGGTGCTCACGATTGATCCGAAGGAATTCCACGGCAACCTCACCTCCTCCTCCGGCCCCAACCTCCAAGACCGCGAAACCACAAGCCAGCTCTCCACCGCAGCCGGAGCCCTAGCAGCCGTGAACGGCGGGTTCTTCACCATGGACCCCGCAGCAGGCGCCCCCGGCGACCCCGCCGGGGCCACAGTCGACGATGGCAAGGTCCTCAGCGAAGCCGTCGGCGACCGGCCCTCCCTCATCCTGGATAAGAACGGCACCGCCATCCAGCGGCTGCACTGGCACGGCACTGTCACCGCGCCGGGCGCGGCGGAACTCCCACTGGACGGCATCGACCGGGTCCCCGGGCTGATCCGCAACTGCGGCGGCACGGACGACACCCCGACGAATCTGCCCCTGCACGACTTCACCTGCACAGACCCGGACGAAATCGTCGCCTTCACCCCTGAGTTCGGCCCGACCACCCCTGCCGGGCCCGGACTCGAAGTCGTCCTGGACACCCAAGGGACCGTCACCGCCGTCAACCACACGCGCGGGACCGCGGTCCCGGCCGGCGGGCAGACGGTGCAGGCGATCGGCTCCGACGTCGACAAGCTTGCGGCCGCGGCCGCTCCAGGAAGGAAGCTGAAGGTCGACACCGATCTGCTCACCGAGAGCGGTAAGTCCCTGAAGACGACCCCTTCGACGGACGTCGTCAACGGTGGCCCGACCCTGGTCCAGAACGGGCAGCTGGACGTCACCGCAAAGCGCGACGGCATGGTCCGGACCAACGACAGCAACAGCTTCTTCTACGGCTGGGTCCACAAGCGCAACCCCCGCACCTTCGCAGGAGTGGACGCCCAAGGCCGTACCCTCCTGGTCACTGCCGACGGCCGGCAAACCACCAGCCTGGGCCTAAGCCTGAACGAAGAAGCCCACGTGGCCACGTCCCTCGGCATGGTCAACGCCATCAACCTCGACGGCGGCGGATCCACCACCATGGTCCAGGGCGACCAGGTCACGAACTCCCCCTCCGACGCCACCGGCGAACGCCCCGTCGGGGACGCCCTCCTCGTACTCCCGGGCCGCACGCCGTAA